From Miscanthus floridulus cultivar M001 unplaced genomic scaffold, ASM1932011v1 fs_484_1_2, whole genome shotgun sequence:
TTTCCTTTTTAAGTTagaactagcaaatatgcccgtgcgttgcaacgaaaCCCAATACTTATAGGAATTAGACTTCATGTCATCGCTAAACGTGAATTGTTAGCTCGGGTCATGAATCCAGGCCAGATACGAGATACAGAGGGCGCGGCCCAATACGTGTTGGAATCGGGTCCCATATCCATCATCTCTAGATACGAGTTATTCTAACCCGTATGAGTATGGGTCATAAGTCTAGGTCAAAGTAGAAAAAAGTGGGACAAAAGAATTTCTCCACTGTGTAGGTACTTAGagagagatgagaaaaaatgAAATGAAGTTTATCGAATTAAAATACAACGTTAATATTTTTTTCCATTGTAAGGCACATAAATATTTAATTCTAAATATATCATGACTTTAATTTTCATACTATCCGGTAAAGTTAAATGTCGAGTTCTATAACATTATTTGAGGATTCATAAAatctatttttaattttttattaaaGTCGGCAAGAAATGAATTGTCACCCCATCAAAGGATTGGTTTACCCGCTCTAAAATTTGCATATTGCGGCCCTTGTCAAGAATTACAGTGGTACATGCGTATAATTTTACTTAGATTAGATTTAAACTACTTAAGATTTCAGTTCATGGTTTGATTAATCGAGCCATCAATTAATATAGGGCTAACAAAAATAAATGTTATCACTAATTAAAACTACATCAATAATTTAGTGAAGCAAATATTTGTTTATTATTAGTGATGAAGAGTAAGAAGTTCAAACATCCGTATTATTTATCTTTATAATAAAAATGAGATACTTTGGGAAAAAACAAATAAAGAGACAGTAATGACAGGACGGGCGGAGCCGGAAAAAAGGAACGCACGATATGTATTATATAAATATAAAAAACGGACACAAAAAGGTACGCACAGTATTGGAGTCCGgagtgaaaaaaaaacaaaaaaaaaagaaaacagacAACGAatgacacacacacaaaaaacagACAACGAACAAAAGCAAAAGAAAAGGAAGCCGcacacaaaaaaaaagaagaggacaaaatgacaaaaatcaagaaatataatataaatttatctcttctcttttttctatttggaAACTAGATCAGGCCCAGGGCCCACCTTCCACACGCTCCCCGAGAACTCCGCCCACTCGCACAAACAAGACAAAGTTGCGATGCTCCATCCTCCACGTCGCGCCGCCGCATCTAACCCTCCGGCGACTCACCGCCGGCGAGCCGATCCGCCACGCCATAGCCTCGTTCTGAAGCGCAATTAATCCTACGCCTCGTTCCTCTCCCGCCCCCGCTACCCTCCATAGGCATGGGAATGGGGGCCGCGAGAGGGGGCTGGCTCCCCGGCGAGCGGTGGCGGCGGGTCCTCTTCCTCGCGCTGGCGTCCGTCTCCTTCCTCATCTCgctcatcctcctcttcctctccgcGCCGCGCCTCCGCCTCCCGAGCGTCGCCCTGCCTTACACCGCGGCTGCCGCTGCTGCCGTCCGCCGCGGGCCCGACGCGCCGCCCTGCCTCGCGTACCTCCTAACCGGCGCGCGCGGCGACGGGCGCCGCCTCCTTAGGCTCCTCCTCGCGGTCTACCACCCGCGCAACCGGTACGTGCTCCACCTCTCCGCCGACGCGCCCGACGACGAGCGCCTGAGCCTCGCTGCcggggtcgccgccgccgcgcccgctgTGGGAGCATTCGAGAACGTTGCTATTGTCGGCAAACCCACCGCCGGGACGCCCGTGGGGTCCTCCGGGCTCGCCGGCACGCTCCGCGCTGCGGCCGTGCTGCTCCGGCTCCACGCTGATTGGGACTGGTTCCTCACGCTCAATGCCGCAGACTACCCCCTCGTCACACAGGATGGTAGGGCAACACTGGCATCTATGCATCTCTACATTAGGGAAAAAAATCTTCTCTTTTTCCTGCACAAATTTCACGTTATGGTCTTGGAATGTGGCACATGGGGGGTTTCTAATTGGTTGGATTAGCTGGTCCAATCTAGGTTACAAAAGAATGACAATTGGTTGTCTTCTTCCTTTTATTATATGAACATTGCAAGTAGTCTTCTAGTAGCTATTACATCGAATGGAAATGTAAGTTCTGCTTGATTGTGCTGACTGATAGCAAATAAATACTTAGAACTTGGAAGAGCTGCACACCCAGTCATGAGTCAACCATACACATTTCATATAATTCCAATTGCCTATTAGGCACACTGTCAGTCTTATTTTTCATTGAAAGTTGTACTCTCAGTATAATTAATAATAGATTGAGGCTCCCCTTATTTATTGATTATTAGTAATGCACATGCTAAAACTTGTGCTGCTGCTATACTTATATCTGTTAAAGTGTTATAGGTCTGTTATAGAGCCTATGCCAAATGATGTTCATGATTACAAATTCTGTTATACATCACCCTTGAATGCTAGAATATATCATGCTTATTCTGGTTCTCCACAAAAACTATTTATCTTTTACAGAAATCTGCTTGGGTGCTTCATTAATTATTCCAGCAAGTCATCATTGTGTGATTATCCTTATTAATTAATGGAGATCAATGTTTTCTCCCTGTTGCAGACCTGATTCATGTCCTTTCTTCTGTTCCAAGGGATCTTAACTTCATTGACCACACCGGTGACATTGGATCAAAAGAGTATGGGGCATCtaaattttcaaataattttagCTGTTGGCAGCATTGTTACTGATCAAAATTTCTATGCAGACCTGAGAAAGTGCAACAAATTATAGTTGATGCTGGAATTTACTTGTCAGGGAGGACCAACTTCTTCCGAGGAACACAGAAACGACCAGCTCCTGAGGCTTTTAAGTTCTTTACAGGCATTTCTTGCTCTCTGTCCCTGGTTTGTTTCCATTGGTCTTAATAATTTCCTCACCAGTTTATCTCCTTNNNNNNNNNNNNNNNNNNNNNNNNNNNNNNNNNNNNNNNNNNNNNNNNNNNNNNNNNNNNNNNNNNNNNNNNNNNNNNNNNNNNNNNNNNNNNNNNNNNNNNNNNNNNNNNNNNNNNNNNNNNNNNNNNNNNNNNNNNNNNNNNNNNNNNNNNNNNNNNNNNNNNNNNNNNNNNNNNNNNNNNNNNNNNNNNNNNNNNNNNNNNNNNNNNNNNNNNNNNNNNNNNNNNNNNNNNNNNNNNNNNNNNNNNNNNNNNNNNNNNNNNNNNNNNNNNNNNNNNNNNNNNNNNNNNNNNNNNNNNNNNNNNNNNNNNNNNNNNNNNNNNNNNNNNNNNNNNNNNNNNNNNNNNNNNNNNNNNNNNNNNNNNNNNNNNNNNNNNNNNNNNNNNNNNNNNNNNNNNNNNNNNNNNNNNNNNNNNNNNNNNNNNNNNNNNNNNNNNNNNNNNNNNNNNNNNNNNNNNNNNNNNNNNNNNNNNNNNNNNNNNNNNNNNNNNNNNNNNNNNNNNNNNNNNNNNNNNNNNNNNNNNNNNNNNNNNNNNNNNNNNNNNNNNNNNNNNNNNNNNNNNNNNNNNNNNNNNNNNNNNNNNNNNNNNNNNNNNNNNNNNNNNNNNNNNNNNNNNNNNNNNNNNNNNNNNNNNNNNNNNNNNNNNNNNNNNNNNNNNNNNNNNNNNNNNNNNNNNNNNNNNNNNNNNNNNNNNNNNNNNNNNNNNNNNNNNNNNNNNNNNNNNNNNNNNNNNNNNNNNNNNNNNNNNNNNNNNNNNNNNNNNNNNNNNNNNNNNNNNNNNNNNNNNNNNNNNNNNNNNNNNNNNNNNNNNNNNNNNNNNNNNNNNNNNNNNNNNNNNNNNNNNNNNNNNNNNNNNNNNNNNNNNNNNNNNNNNNNNNNNNNNNNNNNNNNNNNNNNNNNNNNNNNNNNNNNNNNNNNNNNNNNNNNNNNNNNNNNNNNNNNNNNNNNNNNNNNNNNNNNNNNNNNNNNNNNNNNNNNNNNNNNNNNNNNNNNNNNNNNNNNNNNNNNNNNNNNNNNNNNNNNNNNNNNNNNNNNNNNNNNNNNNNNNNNNNNNNNNNNNNNNNNNNNNNNNNNNNNNNNNNNNNNNNNNNNNNNNNNNNNNNNNNNNNNNNNNNNNNNNNNNNNNNNNNNNNNNNNNNNNNNNNNNNNNNNNNNNNNNNNNNNNNNNNNNNNNNNNNNNNNNNNNNNNNNNNNNNNNNNNNNNNNNNNNNNNNNNNNNNNNNNNNNNNNNNNNNNNNNNNNNNNNNNNNNNNNNNNNNNNNNNNNNNNNNNNNNNNNNNNNNNNNNNNNNNNNNNNNNNNNNNNNNNNNNNNNNNNNNNNNNNNNNNNNNNNNNNNNNNNNNNNNNNNNNNNNNNNNNNNNNNNNNNNNNNNNNNNNNNNNNNNNNNNNNNNNNNNNNNNNNNNNNNNNNNNNNNNNNNNNNNNNNNNNNNNNNNNNNNNNNNNNNNNNNNNNNNNNNNNNNNNNNNNNNNNNNNNNNNNNNNNNNNNNNNNNNNNNNNNNNNNNNNNNNNNNNNNNNNNNNNNNNNNNNNNNNNNNNNNNNNNNNNNNNNNNNNNNNNNNNNNNNNNNNNNNNNNNNNNNNNNNNNNNNNNNNNNNNNNNNNNNNNNNNNNNNNNNNNNNNNNNNNNNNNNNNNNNNNNNNNNNNNNNNNNNNNNNNNNNNNNNNNNNNNNNNNNNNNNNNNNNNNNNNNNNNNNNNNNNNNNNNNNNNNNNNNNNNNNNNNNNNNNNNNNNNNNNNNNNNNNNNNNNNNNNNNNNNNNNNNNNNNNNNNNNNNNNNNNNNNNNNNNNNNNNNNNNNNNNNNNNNNNNNNNNNNNNNNNNNNNNNNNNNNNNNNNNNNNNNNNNNNNNNNNNNNNNNNNNNNNNNNNNNNNNNNNNNNNNNNNNNNNNNNNNNNNNNNNNNNNNNNNNNNNNNNNNNNNNNNNNNNNNNNNNNNNNNNNNNNNNNNNNNNNNNNNNNNNNNNNNNNNNNNNNNNNNNNNNNNNNNNNNNNNNNNNNNNNNNNNNNNNNNNNNNNNNNNNNNNNNNNNNNNNNNNNNNNNNNNNNNNNNNNNNNNNNNNNNNNNNNNNNNNNNNNNNNNNNNNNNNNNNNNNNNNNNNNNNNNNNNNNNNNNNNNNNNNNNNNNNNNNNNNNNNNNNNNNNNNNNNNNNNNNNNNNNNNNNNNNNNNNNNNNNNNNNNNNNNNNNNNNNNNNNNNNNNNNNNNNNNNNNNNNNNNNNNNNNNNNNNNNNNNNNNNNNNNNNNNNNNNNNNNNNNNNNNNNNNNNNNNNNNNNNNNNNNNNNNNNNNNNNNNNNNNNNNNNNNNNNNNNNNNNNNNNNNNNNNNNNNNNNNNNNNNNNNNNNNNNNNNNNNNNNNNNNNNNNNNNNNNNNNNNNNNNNNNNNNNNNNNNNNNNNNNNNNNNNNNNNNNNNNNNNNNNNNNNNNNNNNNNNNNNNNNNNNNNNNNNNNNNNNNNNNNNNNNNNNNNNNNNNNNNNNNNNNNNNNNNNNNNNNNNNNNNNNNNNNNNNNNNNNNNNNNNNNNNNNNNNNNNNNNNNNNNNNNNNNNNNNNNNNNNNNNNNNNNNNNNNNNNNNNNNNNNNNNNNNNNNNNNNNNNNNNNNNNNNNNNNNNNNNNNNNNNNNNNNNNNNNNNNNNNNNNNNNNNNNNNNNNNNNNNNNNNNNNNNNNNNNNNNNNNNNNNNNNNNNNNNNNNNNNNNNNNNNNNNNNNNNNNNNNNNNNNNNNNNNNNNNNNNNNNNNNNNNNNNNNNNNNNNNNNNNNNNNNNNNNNNNNNNNNNNNNNNNNNNNNNNNNNNNNNNNNNNNNNNNNNNNNNNNNNNNNNNNNNNNNNNNNNNNNNNNNNNNNNNNNNNNNNNNNNNNNNNNNNNNNNNNNNNNNNNNNNNNNNNNNNNNNNNNNNNNNNNNNNNNNNNNNNNNNNNNNNNNNNNNNNNNNNNNNNNNNNNNNNNNNNNNNNNNNNNNNNNNNNNNNNNNNNNNNNNNNNNNNNNNNNNNNNNNNNNNNNNNNNNNNNNNNNNNNNNNNNNNNNNNNNNNNNNNNNNNNNNNNNNNNNNNNNNNNNNNNNNNNNNNNNNNNNNNNNNNNNNNNNNNNNNNNNNNNNNNNNNNNNNNNNNNNNNNNNNNNNNNNNNNNNNNNNNNNNNNNNNNNNNNNNNNNNNNNNNNNNNNNNNNNNNNNNNNNNNNNNNNNNNNNNNNNNNNNNNNNNNNNNNNNNNNNNNNNNNNNNNNNNNNNNNNNNNNNNNNNNNNNNNNNNNNNNNNNNNNNNNNNNNNNNNNNNNNNNNNNNNNNNNNNNNNNNNNNNNNNNNNNNNNNNNNNNNNNNNNNNNNNNNNNNNNNNNNNNNNNNNNNNNNNNNNNNNNNNNNNNNNNNNNNNNNNNNNNNNNNNNNNNNNNNNNNNNNNNNNNNNNNNNNNNNNNNNNNNNNNNNNNNNNNNNNNNNNNNNNNNNNNNNNNNNNNNNNNNNNNNNNNNNNNNNNNNNNNNNNNNNNNNNNNNNNNNNNNNNNNNNNNNNNNNNNNNNNNNNNNNNNNNNNNNNNNNNNNNNNNNNNNNNNNNNNNNNNNNNNNNNNNNNNNNNNNNNNNNNNNNNNNNNNNNNNNNNNNNNNNNNNNNNNNNNNNNNNNNNNNNNNNNNNNNNNNNNNNNNNNNNNNNNNNNNNNNNNNNNNNNNNNNNNNNNNNNNNNNNNNNNNNNNNNNNNNNNNNNNNNNNNNNNNNNNNNNNNNNNNNNNNNNNNNNNNNNNNNNNNNNNNNNNNNNNNNNNNNNNNNNNNNNNNNNNNNNNNNNNNNNNNNNNNNNNNNNNNNNNNNNNNNNNNNNNNNNNNNNNNNNNNNNNNNNNNNNNNNNNNNNNNNNNNNNNNNNNNNNNNNNNNNNNNNNNNNNNNNNNNNNNNNNNNNNNNNNNNNNNNNNNNNNNNNNNNNNNNNNNNNNNNNNNNNNNNNNNNNNNNNNNNNNNNNNNNNNNNNNNNNNNNNNNNNNNNNNNNNNNNNNNNNNNNNNNNNNNNNNNNNNNNNNNNNNNNNNNNNNNNNNNNNNNNNNNNNNNNNNNNNNNNNNNNNNNNNNNNNNNNNNNNNNNNNNNNNNNNNNNNNNNNNNNNNNNNNNNNNNNNNNNNNNNNNNNNNNNNNNNNNNNNNNNNNNNNNNNNNNNNNNNNNNNNNNNNNNNNNNNNNNNNNNNNNNNNNNNNNNNNNNNNNNNNNNNNNNNNNNNNNNNNNNNNNNNNNNNNNNNNNNNNNNNNNNNNNNNNNNNNNNNNNNNNNNNNNNNNNNNNNNNNNNNNNNNNNNNNNNNNNNNNNNNNNNNNNNNNNNNNNNNNNNNNNNNNNNNNNNNNNNNNNNNNNNNNNNNNNNNNNNNNNNNNNNNNNNNNNNNNNNNNNNNNNNNNNNNNNNNNNNNNNNNNNNNNNNNNNNNNNNNNNNNNNNNNNNNNNNNNNNNNNNNNNNNNNNNNNNNNNNNNNNNNNNNNNNNNNNNNNNNNNNNNNNNNNNNNNNNNNNNNNNNNNNNNNNNNNNNNNNNNNNNNNNNNNNNNNNNNNNNNNNNNNNNNNNNNNNNNNNNNNNNNNNNNNNNNNNNNNNNNNNNNNNNNNNNNNNNNNNNNNNNNNNNNNNNNNNNNNNNNNNNNNNNNNNNNNNNNNNNNNNNNNNNNNNNNNNNNNNNNNNNNNNNNNNNNNNNNNNNNNNNNNNNNNNNNNNNNNNNNNNNNNNNNNNNNNNNNNNNNNNNNNNNNNNNNNNNNNNNNNNNNNNNNNNNNNNNNNNNNNNNNNNNNNNNNNNNNNNNNNNNNNNNNNNNNNNNNNNNNNNNNNNNNNNNNNNNNNNNNNNNNNNNNNNNNNNNNNNNNNNNNNNNNNNNNNNNNNNNNNNNNNNNNNNNNNNNNNNNNNNNNNNNNNNNNNNNNNNNNNNNNNNNNNNNNNNNNNNNNNNNNNNNNNNNNNNNNNNNNNNNNNNNNNNNNNNNNNNNNNNNNNNNNNNNNNNNNNNNNNNNNNNNNNNNNNNNNNNNNNNNNNNNNNNNNNNNNNNNNNNNNNNNNNNNNNNNNNNNNNNNNNNNNNNNNNNNNNNNNNNNNNNNNNNNNNNNNNNNNNNNNNNNNNNNNNNNNNNNNNNNNNNNNNNNNNNNNNNNNNNNNNNNNNNNNNNNNNNNNNNNNNNNNNNNNNNNNNNNNNNNNNNNNNNNNNNNNNNNNNNNNNNNNNNNNNNNNNNNNNNNNNNNNNNNNNNNNNNNNNNNNNNNNNNNNNNNNNNNNNNNNNNNNNNNNNNNNNNNNNNNNNNNNNNNNNNNNNNNNNNNNNNNNNNNNNNNNNNNNNNNNNNNNNNNNNNNNNNNNNNNNNNNNNNNNNNNNNNNNNNNNNNNNNNNNNNNNNNNNNNNNNNNNNNNNNNNNNNNNNNNNNNNNNNNNNNNNNNNNNNNNNNNNNNNNNNNNNNNNNNNNNNNNNNNNNNNNNNNNNNNNNNNNNNNNNNNNNNNNNNNNNNNNNNNNNNNNNNNNNNNNNNNNNNNNNNNNNNNNNNNNNNNNNNNNNNNNNNNNNNNNNNNNNNNNNNNNNNNNNNNNNNNNNNNNNNNNNNNNNNNNNNNNNNNNNNNNNNNNNNNNNNNNNNNNNNNNNNNNNNNNNNNNNNNNNNNNNNNNNNNNNNNNNNNNNNNNNNNNNNNNNNNNNNNNNNNNNNNNNNNNNNNNNNNNNNNNNNNNNNNNNNNNNNNNNNNNNNNNNNNNNNNNNNNNNNNNNNNNNNNNNNNNNNNNNNNNNNNNNNNNNNNNNNNNNNNNNNNNNNNNNNNNNNNNNNNNNNNNNNNNNNNNNNNNNNNNNNNNNNNNNNNNNNNNNNNNNNNNNNNNNNNNNNNNNNNNNNNNNNNNNNNNNNNNNNNNNNNNNNNNNNNNNNNNNNNNNNNNNNNNNNNNNNNNNNNNNNNNNNNNNNNNNNNNNNNNNNNNNNNNNNNNNNNNNNNNNNNNNNNNNNNNNNNNNNNNNNNNNNNNNNNNNNNNNNNNNNNNNNNNNNNNNNNNNNNNNNNNNNNNNNNNNNNNNNNNNNNNNNNNNNNNNNNNNNNNNNNNNNNNNNNNNNNNNNNNNNNNNNNNNNNNNNNNNNNNNNNNNNNNNNNNNNNNNNNNNNNNNNNNNNNNNNNNNNNNNNNNNNNNNNNNNNNNNNNNNNNNNNNNNNNNNNNNNNNNNNNNNNNNNNNNNNNNNNNNNNNNNNNNNNNNNNNNNNNNNNNNNNNNNNNNNNNNNNNNNNNNNNNNNNNNNNNNNNNNNNNNNNNNNNNNNNNNNNNNNNNNNNNNNNNNNNNNNNNNNNNNNNNNNNNNNNNNNNNNNNNNNNNNNNNNNNNNNNNNNNNNNNNNNNNNNNNNNNNNNNNNNNNNNNNNNNNNNNNNNNNNNNNNNNNNNNNNNNNNNNNNNNNNNNNNNNNNNNNNNNNNNNNNNNNNNNNNNNNNNNNNNNNNNNNNNNNNNNNNNNNNNNNNNNNNNNNNNNNNNNNNNNNNNNNNNNNNNNNNNNNNNNNNNNNNNNNNNNNNNNNNNNNNNNNNNNNNNNNNNNNNNNNNNNNNNNNNNNNNNNNNNNNNNNNNNNNNNNNNNNNNNNNNNNNNNNNNNNNNNNNNNNNNNNNNNNNNNNNNNNNNNNNNNNNNNNNNNNNNNNNNNNNNNNNNNNNNNNNNNNNNNNNNNNNNNNNNNNNNNNNNNNNNNNNNNNNNNNNNNNNNNNNNNNNNNNNNNNNNNNNNNNNNNNNNNNNNNNNNNNNNNNNNNNNNNNNNNNNNNNNNNNNNNNNNNNNNNNNNNNNNNNNNNNNNNNNNNNNNNNNNNNNNNNNNNNNNNNNNNNNNNNNNNNNNNNNNNNNNNNNNNNNNNNNNNNNNNNNNNNNNNNNNNNNNNNNNNNNNNNNNNNNNNNNNNNNNNNNNNNNNNNNNNNNNNNNNNNNNNNNNNNNNNNNNNNNNNNNNNNNNNNNNNNNNNNNNNNNNNNNNNNNNNNNNNNNNNNNNNNNNNNNNNNNNNNNNNNNNNNNNNNNNNNNNNNNNNNNNNNNNNNNNNNNNNNNNNNNNNNNNNNNNNNNNNNNNNNNNNNNNNNNNNNNNNNNNNNNNNNNNNNNNNNNNNNNNNNNNNNNNNNNNNNNNNNNNNNNNNNNNNNNNNNNNNNNNNNNNNNNNNNNNNNNNNNNNNNNNNNNNNNNNNNNNNNNNNNNNNNNNNNNNNNNNNNNNNNNNNNNNNNNNNNNNNNNNNNNNNNNNNNNNNNNNNNNNNNNNNNNNNNNNNNNNNNNNNNNNNNNNNNNNNNNNNNNNNNNNNNNNNNNNNNNNNNNNNNNNNNNNNNNNNNNNNNNNNNNNNNNNNNNNNNNNNNNTCGCATAGCTACTTGCCGCCGCCGAGAGACCAAGAGGAGTGGGGACTAGGGAATGGCCAATTGGCTAGGGTTACATTCTTGGATGCTAGTTACTCTTTATATTGCTT
This genomic window contains:
- the LOC136531946 gene encoding beta-glucuronosyltransferase GlcAT14B-like — encoded protein: MGMGAARGGWLPGERWRRVLFLALASVSFLISLILLFLSAPRLRLPSVALPYTAAAAAAVRRGPDAPPCLAYLLTGARGDGRRLLRLLLAVYHPRNRYVLHLSADAPDDERLSLAAGVAAAAPAVGAFENVAIVGKPTAGTPVGSSGLAGTLRAAAVLLRLHADWDWFLTLNAADYPLVTQDDLIHVLSSVPRDLNFIDHTGDIGSKEPEKVQQIIVDAGIYLSGRTNFFRGTQKRPAPEAFKFFTGISCSLSLVCFHWS